A window of the Candidatus Nitrosotalea okcheonensis genome harbors these coding sequences:
- a CDS encoding CheR family methyltransferase: protein MSLNDLTLDPNIMAEFNKVFASYGLDLARYKPAFIKRRLDRRMRILNISEYSKYLLTLRDDRKEFEEIFASLSINVTNFFRDSAVFDRFQLSILPKILSDLRDNKIRVWSAGCASGEEPYSIAMMFKQATEKISNLKVEIIANDVNKFAIEFAQRGIYPAKSVESLPVNVISNNFQQRNSADNNVEYEVISTIKNMVTFKVGDILSYAIQYFDVIFCRNVLIYYEKEAQELIFTKFYNGLKESGYLVLGMDETMFGRRCQKLFNPLMARERIYQKVLPQNN, encoded by the coding sequence TTGAGCCTAAATGATCTGACCCTTGATCCAAATATCATGGCTGAATTTAACAAAGTTTTTGCAAGTTATGGACTAGATCTTGCCAGATACAAACCTGCCTTTATAAAAAGAAGATTGGATAGAAGGATGAGAATACTGAACATTTCTGAATACTCAAAATATCTTCTCACACTAAGAGATGACCGTAAAGAATTTGAGGAAATATTTGCATCGCTTTCTATTAATGTAACAAATTTTTTTAGAGATTCTGCAGTATTTGACAGATTTCAGTTATCAATATTGCCTAAAATATTGTCAGATCTTAGAGATAATAAAATACGTGTTTGGAGTGCAGGTTGTGCTTCAGGTGAGGAACCATATTCTATTGCAATGATGTTCAAACAAGCTACCGAAAAAATATCTAATCTTAAGGTCGAAATTATTGCAAATGATGTTAACAAATTTGCAATTGAATTTGCACAACGCGGAATATATCCTGCAAAAAGCGTGGAAAGTTTACCAGTTAATGTGATATCAAATAATTTTCAACAAAGAAATAGCGCTGACAATAATGTGGAATATGAAGTCATATCAACCATAAAAAATATGGTAACCTTCAAAGTTGGTGATATTTTGTCTTATGCGATACAGTATTTTGATGTAATATTTTGTAGAAATGTATTAATATATTATGAAAAAGAAGCACAAGAATTAATCTTTACAAAGTTCTATAATGGTTTGAAGGAATCAGGGTATTTAGTATTGGGAATGGACGAAACTATGTTTGGACGGAGATGTCAAAAATTATTTAATCCTTTAATGGCAAGAGAAAGAATTTATCAAAAAGTCTTACCGCAAAATAATTAA
- a CDS encoding chemotaxis protein CheC: MPANALNSVELNVLEGVLDSYITQKTSVALSSLLGESIRHAVKQTHVEISKIGDMNKVVKEIVACSVFLYGGGDIRLGILYTIPEQDAKQLAAKLMCIDKIDSLDDLSKSAISEVGNIMSGSFFNALSDHTGLKVELSTPDFAMTSISALLEPHASEFVCPTSDIVTEVEFTGNNSGLRLHMLIIQDYDNARKLMNPKR, encoded by the coding sequence ATGCCAGCTAATGCGTTAAATTCTGTTGAATTGAATGTTCTTGAGGGAGTTCTTGATTCATACATAACTCAAAAAACATCCGTTGCGCTATCTTCACTTCTTGGAGAATCAATTCGACATGCTGTAAAACAAACACATGTGGAAATTTCTAAGATTGGCGATATGAATAAAGTTGTAAAAGAAATAGTGGCTTGCTCTGTATTTCTATATGGCGGAGGTGATATCCGTCTCGGTATTTTGTACACTATACCAGAACAAGATGCAAAACAACTTGCTGCAAAACTAATGTGTATTGATAAAATAGATTCTCTTGACGATTTATCCAAATCTGCGATATCTGAAGTAGGAAATATAATGTCAGGTTCATTTTTTAATGCACTATCTGATCATACTGGATTAAAGGTAGAACTTTCTACTCCTGATTTTGCTATGACATCCATTTCTGCATTATTGGAGCCACATGCATCTGAATTTGTATGTCCTACTAGTGATATAGTCACCGAAGTTGAATTTACTGGAAACAATAGTGGTTTACGATTACACATGCTGATAATCCAAGATTATGATAATGCAAGAAAACTAATGAATCCTAAAAGGTGA
- a CDS encoding chemotaxis protein CheA, with amino-acid sequence MSENSKYREMFVQEALEHVESLNQHLLKFEEEPNVREHVDVLFRSAHTIKGMAATMSYDQIREICKTIEEIFDKFRKGEETITTELGNVIFYGIDLLKQLIHDETKIINLDEFLNYVKNPSDLKQNHDESETTLTPQVKSPTVRVKMQDLDSLVNLVGEMMISKMRLEQILHTHDSDEGREILMTLGRLITDIQYQTMKIRLVPIDQVFNRFSRMIRDVSTSLGKEVKLDVDDSGIELDRTVLDAITDPLLHMLRNAVDHGLETPSERREKGKPATGTIRLRASRIGDRVEIYVEDDGRGIDLEAIKAKALEKQIATAEGIAHMSDEEIIGLIGTPGLSTAKAVTDISGRGVGMDVVMTQVKNVGGQVKILTTKGSGTSIVLTIPMSLAIIGGLLVNISNQKYVLPLSSISTTITVDKNEIKNVHGKEMITLRDKVVPVIRASQILGLVSTLDEVSNSQINIVVVDKDGKSYGLIVDSLEREQEVVIKRLDGLSNSSNAFSDATILPDGKVALILEPSLLV; translated from the coding sequence TTGTCTGAAAACAGTAAATACCGTGAGATGTTTGTGCAAGAGGCATTAGAGCATGTTGAAAGTTTAAACCAACATCTCTTAAAATTTGAAGAAGAACCAAATGTACGGGAACATGTTGATGTGCTGTTTAGATCTGCTCATACGATAAAAGGCATGGCTGCAACTATGAGTTATGATCAGATTCGTGAGATCTGTAAAACAATTGAAGAAATTTTTGACAAATTTAGAAAAGGTGAAGAAACAATAACCACGGAACTTGGTAATGTGATATTTTATGGAATTGATCTCTTAAAACAACTAATACATGATGAAACAAAAATAATTAATCTTGATGAATTTCTCAATTATGTGAAAAATCCCTCAGATCTAAAACAAAATCATGATGAATCAGAAACTACATTGACCCCGCAGGTGAAATCACCAACAGTTAGAGTGAAAATGCAAGATTTGGATTCACTTGTAAACTTGGTGGGTGAGATGATGATATCAAAAATGAGACTAGAACAGATATTACACACTCACGACTCCGATGAAGGCCGAGAGATTCTAATGACTCTGGGCCGATTGATAACTGATATTCAATATCAAACAATGAAAATCAGATTGGTCCCAATTGATCAAGTCTTCAATAGATTTTCACGAATGATAAGGGATGTTTCAACTTCGCTTGGAAAAGAAGTGAAACTTGATGTAGATGATTCTGGCATTGAGCTTGACCGTACTGTATTAGATGCCATAACTGATCCACTTCTTCACATGCTCCGAAATGCAGTGGATCATGGGCTTGAAACTCCCTCTGAACGAAGAGAAAAGGGGAAACCGGCAACCGGTACCATACGACTCCGTGCAAGTAGGATTGGAGATCGCGTAGAAATCTATGTGGAAGATGATGGAAGGGGGATTGATCTTGAAGCTATCAAAGCAAAAGCATTAGAAAAACAAATTGCTACAGCTGAGGGGATTGCACACATGTCTGATGAGGAAATCATCGGTCTGATTGGAACTCCTGGGCTTTCAACCGCAAAAGCAGTTACTGATATTTCTGGTCGTGGAGTAGGAATGGACGTAGTCATGACACAGGTGAAAAATGTAGGGGGGCAGGTAAAGATCCTCACCACGAAAGGAAGCGGTACTAGCATAGTACTAACAATTCCAATGAGTTTGGCCATAATTGGTGGCTTGCTTGTAAATATATCCAATCAAAAATATGTACTCCCACTTTCTAGCATATCTACTACTATCACGGTAGACAAAAATGAGATAAAAAATGTACATGGAAAAGAAATGATAACACTTAGAGACAAGGTTGTACCTGTAATTAGGGCATCACAAATTCTCGGCTTAGTTTCTACACTTGATGAGGTATCTAACTCTCAGATAAATATTGTAGTAGTGGATAAAGATGGTAAATCTTATGGTTTGATTGTGGATTCACTTGAACGAGAACAAGAAGTTGTAATAAAACGTCTTGATGGATTATCAAATTCATCTAATGCATTTTCCGATGCTACGATATTGCCTGATGGTAAAGTAGCATTAATTCTAGAACCGTCATTGTTGGTGTAA
- the cheB gene encoding chemotaxis-specific protein-glutamate methyltransferase CheB, with protein MMTTSEKNQISVMIVNDSPYMVSLLSDLLSSEHHIKIVETARDGLEALRKLRHLSPDIVLLDMEMPNMDGLTFIENVNLLPEKNLRIIVVSNYSPSNAKLILDSLELGAVDFISIPPDDPHVVEKLKGTLLSKIEVASKSNRDALIPKAISKLRPSKNTDIVSDGMASTVVVIGASTGAPRIITNILKDIPSDIPAGFLIVQHMNKEFVSTFAQRLDAISKLHVKQAVEGDQIMEGTALLAPGDMHMVVSPSHQIQLDHGPKRFGVRPAVNVTMVSASEVFGASTIGVLLSGMGQDGAFGMKMVKKRSGITLAQNESSSVVYGMAKAASDLHAVDKMVDADNLAHEIVKVVKQIV; from the coding sequence ATGATGACCACATCTGAGAAAAATCAGATAAGCGTAATGATAGTAAATGATTCTCCTTACATGGTATCTCTTCTAAGTGATTTATTATCTTCTGAACATCATATCAAAATAGTAGAGACTGCGCGCGATGGATTGGAAGCATTACGAAAATTACGACATCTATCACCTGATATCGTACTCTTAGATATGGAAATGCCAAATATGGATGGATTAACTTTTATTGAAAATGTAAATCTCCTACCGGAAAAAAACTTGCGTATTATTGTAGTTAGTAATTACAGTCCATCTAACGCCAAACTTATTCTAGATTCCCTTGAACTTGGTGCAGTAGATTTTATCTCAATACCTCCTGATGATCCACATGTAGTTGAAAAACTCAAGGGAACATTACTGTCAAAAATAGAGGTTGCATCCAAATCCAATAGAGATGCACTTATTCCAAAGGCAATTTCAAAACTGAGACCATCTAAAAATACCGATATCGTATCTGATGGAATGGCATCCACTGTTGTAGTAATTGGTGCATCTACTGGGGCGCCTAGAATAATCACCAACATTCTAAAAGATATACCGAGTGACATTCCTGCCGGATTTTTGATTGTACAACACATGAATAAGGAATTCGTTTCAACTTTTGCACAAAGACTTGATGCAATTTCCAAATTGCACGTAAAACAGGCAGTAGAAGGTGACCAAATAATGGAAGGAACTGCATTACTTGCTCCTGGTGATATGCATATGGTGGTGTCTCCATCGCATCAAATCCAATTGGATCATGGACCAAAAAGATTTGGAGTAAGGCCGGCAGTAAATGTTACAATGGTATCTGCTTCTGAAGTATTTGGGGCAAGTACTATAGGGGTACTGTTGTCTGGCATGGGACAAGATGGAGCTTTTGGGATGAAGATGGTGAAAAAAAGAAGTGGTATTACGCTTGCTCAAAATGAATCCTCTTCGGTAGTATATGGTATGGCAAAAGCTGCAAGTGATCTTCATGCAGTTGACAAAATGGTTGACGCTGATAACCTGGCACATGAAATTGTAAAGGTGGTCAAACAAATTGTCTGA
- a CDS encoding response regulator, protein MSTTSAVKVLIVDDASFMRVVLKDILVSHGLVSQIHEAGDGVAAVEAYKQFKPDIVTMDVNMPKADGIQALKAIIQFNPRAKVIMVTSVEQKHIVQDAIKSGARDYVIKPFDRSNVAMVMSKVIRSK, encoded by the coding sequence ATGTCTACCACTAGCGCAGTCAAAGTCCTGATTGTAGATGATGCATCATTTATGAGAGTTGTACTAAAAGATATACTGGTCTCTCATGGACTGGTATCGCAAATCCATGAAGCCGGAGATGGCGTTGCTGCAGTAGAGGCATACAAGCAATTCAAGCCAGATATTGTCACAATGGATGTAAACATGCCCAAGGCAGATGGAATCCAGGCTCTCAAGGCAATAATACAGTTCAATCCTAGGGCAAAAGTAATCATGGTTACATCAGTCGAGCAAAAACACATTGTGCAGGATGCTATAAAATCTGGTGCAAGAGACTATGTGATAAAACCATTTGATAGATCTAACGTGGCAATGGTGATGAGCAAGGTTATCAGGTCTAAATAA
- a CDS encoding chemotaxis protein CheW: MSETIIEGNLQIVVFSLLDSKLHKKEEYGVLIEQVREIRPLESITKVPNAKSYVLGVMNLRGMIVPVIDVKEKLGFSSDGTSSPKARVLVADVEGHLTGLLIDEVDQVMRITSKEVETNLSGGLESLEYVKGVAKISGRLVVLLDMEKLLKDTTSVQEA; this comes from the coding sequence ATGAGTGAGACAATCATTGAAGGAAATCTACAGATTGTTGTATTCAGCCTACTTGATTCCAAGTTGCATAAAAAAGAAGAATATGGTGTTTTGATCGAACAGGTACGAGAGATACGTCCTCTGGAGTCTATCACCAAGGTACCTAATGCAAAAAGCTATGTTCTTGGAGTGATGAATTTGAGAGGTATGATTGTTCCAGTAATAGATGTAAAAGAAAAACTTGGTTTCTCAAGTGATGGTACATCAAGTCCAAAAGCACGTGTTCTTGTAGCTGATGTGGAAGGACATCTTACTGGTCTTTTGATTGACGAAGTTGATCAAGTAATGAGAATCACATCAAAAGAAGTAGAAACAAATCTTTCTGGAGGTCTTGAATCGCTAGAATATGTCAAAGGTGTAGCAAAAATTTCAGGTAGATTAGTTGTACTTTTAGATATGGAAAAACTTTTGAAAGATACTACATCTGTGCAGGAGGCATAA
- a CDS encoding methyl-accepting chemotaxis protein, with product MNFKSIFQKSLKTKIIAMVNVASAISIATISVASYSAAGHASGNDDTARYIITGVIMQGVVGISAYFMARSIARPILKMAEVAEKISRGDLTVDLSMSKSNDELGKLTNEFGNMVVSLRQLVSQVRDGSSLVASNSEQVVSSTEQMNSSVQQISSTIEQISKGSQTQAHELEETSKVVVKLTGEMKKLASKAGTTADLTKEVGLISATGSKSASEADFRMSKIISVTNESAKKIKELAERSGEITAVVDVIRKIADQTNLLALNAAIEAARAGEAGRGFAVVADEVKRLAEGSAKSSEEIDGLIKQIQEDAKATVLSIEGGTKEVSEGRIVIDKALKALNEIASKVTEVSVNVLDVANITQVQVGAIEQLSKAASEIAAVSEQNASATEEASAATEQQTAGTQEIAASVQKMAVMADDLTKITAGFKLPENSESKPRNYDEIKKEVIVR from the coding sequence ATGAACTTCAAGTCGATTTTCCAAAAAAGTCTCAAGACAAAAATTATTGCAATGGTCAATGTAGCCTCGGCCATATCTATAGCAACTATATCTGTTGCAAGCTATTCTGCTGCTGGTCATGCTTCTGGTAATGATGATACTGCGCGATATATCATAACTGGTGTCATAATGCAAGGAGTAGTAGGTATTTCTGCATATTTTATGGCACGCTCTATTGCACGACCTATATTGAAAATGGCAGAAGTTGCAGAAAAAATTAGCCGCGGTGATCTTACAGTAGATTTATCAATGTCAAAATCAAATGATGAACTTGGAAAACTAACTAATGAGTTTGGCAACATGGTTGTAAGTTTACGTCAATTGGTATCTCAGGTAAGAGATGGCTCATCACTAGTTGCGTCAAATTCTGAACAGGTAGTGTCTTCAACGGAACAAATGAATTCATCTGTACAACAAATCTCTTCAACTATTGAACAGATATCAAAAGGCTCACAGACGCAGGCCCATGAACTGGAGGAAACAAGCAAGGTTGTGGTCAAACTTACAGGAGAAATGAAAAAATTGGCTTCAAAAGCTGGAACGACTGCGGATCTCACAAAAGAAGTTGGATTGATATCTGCAACAGGTTCCAAATCTGCATCAGAAGCAGACTTTAGAATGTCAAAAATAATCAGTGTCACAAACGAATCTGCAAAAAAGATCAAAGAACTGGCAGAGAGAAGTGGAGAAATTACAGCCGTTGTGGACGTGATACGAAAAATTGCAGATCAGACTAATTTACTTGCACTCAATGCTGCAATAGAAGCAGCTCGTGCGGGTGAAGCTGGAAGAGGATTTGCAGTAGTCGCAGATGAAGTTAAAAGACTTGCAGAGGGCTCTGCAAAATCATCTGAAGAAATAGATGGTCTGATAAAACAGATACAGGAAGATGCCAAGGCAACTGTACTGAGTATAGAGGGAGGAACAAAGGAAGTGTCTGAAGGCCGAATTGTGATAGATAAAGCACTAAAGGCACTAAATGAAATAGCTTCCAAAGTAACCGAAGTATCAGTAAACGTACTAGATGTGGCAAATATCACACAAGTCCAAGTTGGTGCAATAGAACAATTGTCAAAGGCTGCTTCTGAAATCGCGGCAGTTTCTGAGCAAAATGCTTCCGCAACTGAAGAGGCCTCTGCTGCTACTGAACAACAAACTGCAGGAACTCAAGAAATTGCAGCGTCTGTACAAAAAATGGCAGTCATGGCAGATGATCTTACAAAGATTACTGCTGGTTTCAAACTCCCAGAAAACTCTGAATCCAAACCAAGAAACTATGATGAAATAAAAAAGGAGGTAATTGTACGATGA
- a CDS encoding methyl-accepting chemotaxis protein, protein MSNTLLKPDDAMHSLKQGKEKGGNFTLERVAELSEILASKVESAINEIERLNGQTHMIAINARIEASRAGMAGKAFSVVAEQMNDLSGKIGIVSKKMRNESRGSIDELGNLIKTQATNVRGTRFSDLALTNIDLIDRNLYERSCDVRWWATDDTIVNALHKKTKESYDLVSKRLGIILNSYTVYFDLVLCDLDGNVMANGRPESYRSVGMNVKNSEWFSSAMKSTSSGKEFGFQTVNKCPMVNNDLSLVFSCTVREHGEQNGSVIGVLGVIFRWEDLAQKIVKGVPIADEEKDKTRICIVDENGLLLADSKDLLLEDKIEFLGKNELFKEKKGFAISDYNDEKCCIAHALSTGYETYASGWHSVIIQKLKA, encoded by the coding sequence ATGAGTAACACTCTGTTAAAACCTGATGATGCAATGCATTCTCTAAAACAGGGTAAGGAAAAAGGCGGAAATTTTACACTTGAAAGGGTTGCAGAACTATCTGAAATTCTTGCAAGCAAGGTGGAATCTGCAATAAATGAAATTGAAAGACTAAACGGTCAGACTCATATGATTGCAATCAACGCAAGAATCGAGGCAAGTAGAGCAGGCATGGCAGGAAAAGCATTTTCGGTTGTAGCTGAACAAATGAATGACCTTTCGGGTAAAATTGGTATAGTAAGCAAGAAGATGCGAAATGAAAGTCGTGGTTCTATTGACGAATTGGGCAATCTAATTAAAACACAGGCAACTAATGTTAGGGGTACTAGATTTTCTGATCTTGCATTGACTAACATTGATCTAATTGACAGAAACTTGTATGAACGATCATGTGATGTACGTTGGTGGGCAACAGATGATACCATTGTCAATGCATTACATAAAAAGACAAAAGAAAGTTATGATCTTGTATCAAAACGACTTGGTATAATATTGAATTCTTATACGGTGTATTTTGATCTAGTCTTATGTGATCTTGATGGAAATGTAATGGCAAATGGAAGACCTGAAAGTTATAGATCTGTTGGCATGAATGTGAAAAACTCTGAATGGTTTTCAAGTGCTATGAAATCTACTAGCAGTGGAAAAGAATTTGGTTTCCAAACAGTCAACAAATGTCCTATGGTGAACAATGATCTAAGTCTTGTGTTTTCTTGTACTGTTCGTGAACATGGTGAACAAAATGGTTCTGTGATAGGAGTGCTTGGAGTAATATTTCGTTGGGAGGATCTGGCACAAAAAATTGTAAAAGGTGTACCGATTGCTGATGAAGAAAAAGACAAAACAAGGATATGCATAGTGGATGAAAACGGTCTACTTCTTGCAGATTCAAAGGATCTGTTGCTTGAAGATAAAATAGAATTTTTGGGCAAAAATGAACTTTTCAAGGAGAAAAAGGGTTTTGCAATATCGGATTATAACGATGAAAAATGCTGTATTGCACATGCTCTTTCTACTGGTTATGAGACATATGCCTCTGGGTGGCATTCAGTGATCATTCAAAAACTAAAGGCCTAG
- a CDS encoding archaellin/type IV pilin N-terminal domain-containing protein, with translation MIIPPSTIPKTMNSAVRSRKTRRGVIGIESAIVMIAFVIVAAALAFVVLNMGFSTTQKAKTAISSSVTEASSALEIAGKVTGFGDIAHSQLNATVVPLKVAGGGDAVSLDPTLTDIKYYSNSVRYDNIFGVGCALGSSGNIINASGAVAIAKIGNACINHDPLTNLGDNQYPNSTKAMIYWDVNKNNNNILDQGEHANLIIVYKNGDQPKQLDNIKAEVIVPTGSALTVERQVPAITTTTVDLG, from the coding sequence TTGATAATACCACCTAGCACAATTCCAAAAACAATGAACTCGGCAGTAAGAAGCAGAAAGACTCGTAGAGGAGTCATCGGTATAGAGTCTGCAATAGTTATGATAGCATTCGTAATCGTTGCTGCAGCTTTAGCCTTTGTCGTTCTCAACATGGGTTTTTCAACAACACAAAAGGCAAAGACAGCAATTTCATCATCTGTCACAGAAGCAAGCAGTGCACTTGAAATTGCAGGTAAGGTAACAGGGTTTGGCGACATTGCTCATTCTCAACTCAACGCCACAGTGGTACCACTCAAGGTAGCAGGTGGTGGAGACGCAGTAAGTCTTGATCCTACTTTGACTGACATCAAGTATTACAGCAACAGCGTAAGATATGACAACATCTTTGGAGTAGGTTGTGCATTAGGAAGTAGTGGAAACATCATAAATGCTTCCGGTGCAGTAGCAATTGCCAAGATTGGAAATGCATGCATAAACCATGATCCACTCACTAATCTAGGTGACAATCAATATCCGAACAGCACCAAGGCAATGATTTACTGGGATGTAAACAAGAACAACAACAACATACTTGACCAGGGTGAACATGCAAACCTGATAATTGTTTACAAGAACGGTGACCAGCCAAAACAACTAGACAACATCAAGGCTGAAGTCATAGTACCAACCGGTTCTGCATTGACTGTGGAAAGACAGGTGCCAGCAATTACAACAACAACAGTGGACCTAGGGTAG
- a CDS encoding archaellin/type IV pilin N-terminal domain-containing protein has protein sequence MNSTIRSRKTRRGVIGIESAIVMIAFVIVAAALAFVVLNMGFSTTQKAKTAISSSVTEASSALEIAGKVTGIGYVSGGVLNATVIPLKVAGGGDAVSLDPTLADIKYYSNTIRYDNIYKSACVLSSTSYTTVSAAVAAAVTAGCTDHNAVNGTASVAPTTTQAIVYWDVNKNNNAILDQGEHANLVIQYKSADRPSQLDNIKAEVVLPTGSALTVERQVPAITTTVVDLG, from the coding sequence ATGAATTCTACAATAAGAAGTAGAAAGACTCGTAGAGGAGTCATCGGTATAGAGTCTGCAATAGTTATGATAGCATTCGTAATCGTTGCTGCAGCTTTAGCCTTTGTCGTTCTCAACATGGGTTTTTCAACAACACAAAAGGCAAAGACAGCAATTTCATCATCTGTCACAGAAGCAAGCAGTGCACTTGAGATTGCAGGTAAGGTAACTGGTATAGGATATGTCTCAGGTGGAGTACTCAACGCCACAGTGATACCACTCAAGGTAGCAGGTGGTGGAGACGCAGTAAGTCTTGATCCTACCTTGGCAGACATCAAGTATTACAGCAACACCATAAGATATGACAACATCTACAAGAGTGCATGTGTTTTGTCAAGTACATCATATACTACAGTATCAGCAGCAGTTGCTGCTGCAGTTACAGCAGGATGTACTGATCATAATGCAGTAAATGGAACAGCATCAGTAGCACCAACAACTACGCAAGCAATTGTGTACTGGGATGTAAACAAGAACAACAACGCCATACTTGACCAGGGTGAACATGCAAACTTGGTAATTCAATACAAGAGTGCAGACAGACCATCACAACTAGACAACATCAAGGCTGAAGTTGTACTACCAACCGGTTCTGCATTGACTGTGGAAAGACAGGTGCCAGCAATTACAACAACTGTAGTAGACCTAGGGTAA
- a CDS encoding archaellin/type IV pilin N-terminal domain-containing protein: MNSTIRSRKTRRGVIGIESAIVMIAFVIVAAALAFVVLNMGFSTTQKAKTAISSSVTEASSALEIAGKVTGIGYVSGGVLNATVIPLKVAGGGDAVSLDPTLADIKYYSNTIRYDNIYKSACVLSSTSYTTVSAAVAAAVTAGCTNQNAVNGTTASAPATTQAIVYWDVNKNNNAILDQGEHANLVIQYKSADRPSQLDNIKAEVVLPTGSALTVERQVPAITTTVVDLG; this comes from the coding sequence ATGAATTCTACAATAAGAAGTAGAAAGACTCGTAGAGGAGTCATCGGTATAGAGTCTGCAATAGTTATGATAGCATTCGTAATCGTTGCTGCAGCTTTAGCCTTTGTCGTTCTCAACATGGGTTTTTCAACAACACAAAAGGCAAAGACAGCAATTTCATCATCTGTCACAGAAGCAAGCAGTGCACTTGAGATTGCAGGTAAGGTAACTGGTATAGGATATGTCTCAGGTGGAGTACTCAACGCCACAGTGATACCACTCAAGGTAGCAGGTGGTGGAGACGCAGTAAGTCTTGATCCTACCTTGGCAGACATCAAGTATTACAGCAACACCATAAGATATGACAACATCTACAAGAGTGCATGTGTTTTGTCAAGTACATCATATACTACAGTATCAGCAGCAGTTGCTGCTGCAGTTACAGCAGGATGTACCAATCAAAACGCAGTGAATGGAACAACAGCATCAGCACCAGCAACTACGCAAGCAATTGTGTACTGGGATGTAAACAAGAACAACAACGCCATACTTGACCAGGGTGAACATGCAAACTTGGTAATTCAATACAAGAGTGCAGACAGACCATCACAACTAGACAACATCAAGGCTGAAGTTGTACTACCAACCGGTTCTGCATTGACTGTGGAAAGACAGGTGCCAGCAATTACAACAACTGTAGTAGACCTAGGGTAA
- a CDS encoding cupredoxin domain-containing protein has protein sequence MLITIPISHVFAYNSTIPWKITIKTNPGVNSTSFLPTELNARQNETVQWINNDTVAHTVTSGVLDHPDYAGKIFDSGIIKPGGIFSLKIPADMWSGYYYFCKIHPWMSGKIDAGIAYLGVSPDFSIETDKKSYSSGDTIRISGIANNTYQITPITIQVFDSQRNLVYTNKTNLLADNSFLYEFKATNSIFKTSDNYKIKSFFGFPSTITDANIWVNSTWPTSSSIPIQDAYTIHYWMKNSARLWSTGEITNSEFVNAVQYLIENGYMAIHTQSVAKINSNIIPEWVKTKAEGWSNNTVSDNEFVFSIQYLITHGIIQL, from the coding sequence ATGCTCATCACAATACCAATATCACATGTATTTGCGTACAATTCAACAATACCATGGAAAATCACGATAAAGACAAATCCGGGAGTAAATAGTACATCGTTTTTGCCCACTGAATTAAACGCAAGACAAAATGAAACAGTACAATGGATAAACAACGACACTGTTGCGCACACAGTTACAAGTGGTGTTCTAGATCATCCAGATTATGCCGGAAAAATATTTGACAGCGGTATCATAAAGCCTGGAGGAATTTTTTCTTTGAAAATTCCTGCAGACATGTGGTCTGGCTACTATTATTTTTGTAAAATTCATCCCTGGATGAGTGGAAAAATCGACGCTGGAATAGCATATTTGGGAGTATCACCAGACTTCAGTATCGAGACAGATAAGAAATCATATTCATCAGGAGACACTATCAGAATTTCAGGTATTGCAAATAACACATATCAGATTACACCTATTACCATTCAAGTATTTGACAGTCAGAGAAATCTAGTCTACACAAATAAAACCAATTTACTTGCAGATAATAGCTTTCTGTATGAATTCAAAGCTACAAACTCTATTTTTAAGACTAGTGATAATTACAAGATAAAATCATTTTTTGGGTTTCCATCCACCATAACAGATGCCAATATCTGGGTTAACAGCACATGGCCTACATCATCATCCATCCCAATACAAGATGCATATACCATACATTATTGGATGAAAAACAGTGCAAGACTGTGGTCTACTGGAGAAATAACAAACAGTGAATTTGTCAATGCAGTTCAATATTTGATCGAAAACGGTTACATGGCAATCCACACCCAAAGCGTAGCAAAAATTAATTCAAATATAATTCCAGAATGGGTAAAGACCAAGGCAGAAGGATGGTCAAACAATACAGTATCAGATAACGAATTTGTATTCAGCATCCAATATTTAATAACGCATGGAATTATCCAGTTGTAA